The window AGTGGTGTTGGCGTCATCACTGTAACCGCCCAAGTATCTGATGGATTCGTTGACCACAGAGGTAGTGTTGCTGACCTATCAGCGCTGCTAGCTCTCCCTGACATCAACCCGCCCACGACTGCTTACGTCTCCAACTACGACGGTGCCGGTTCCGGCGCCCTCTATCAAAACCTCGGTGATGGTTGGGGTCCAGTAGATGCCGGTAAGGTACAACTGCAGCAAAACTATGCTAAGCATGAGTTTTGGATCACCATCGGTCAATCCAACATGGTTGGCATAGACATAAATACTGCAATTGGGGAAACCGGCGAAATCTTCCCACTTGGTACAGATAAGCCTGATCCTAACTGTCTGGAAGTAAGCTGGGGTGTAGAGCAGGAGCTATATAGACCCGCACCTGCAGGAGAGCTACAGATCTTCAGGCATCCTGCTCAGGATGTTAGAGATCTTCCTGGAGATGTAAAAGGCACCAGCGTAAGCTGCCGTCTTAACTTCATGAAGCGTAGACGCGAATTGTTCCCCGCTATTGATAAAATTGCGGTACTGTGCCGAGCCTGGGGAAACACTGGATTCTCCAACGGAGTGTGGGGTGTTGACGACGCTTACTACCTAGCGGTGAAGGCGGAAGCTGTTGCCTTCCTCGCAGCTAATCCGCATTACACCTTCATG of the Candidatus Obscuribacterales bacterium genome contains:
- a CDS encoding sialate O-acetylesterase, which encodes SGVGVITVTAQVSDGFVDHRGSVADLSALLALPDINPPTTAYVSNYDGAGSGALYQNLGDGWGPVDAGKVQLQQNYAKHEFWITIGQSNMVGIDINTAIGETGEIFPLGTDKPDPNCLEVSWGVEQELYRPAPAGELQIFRHPAQDVRDLPGDVKGTSVSCRLNFMKRRRELFPAIDKIAVLCRAWGNTGFSNGVWGVDDAYYLAVKAEAVAFLAANPHYTFMGILWLQGQQDVVSLMTGPTYQTELIDTMTDLRAALPGGDSAMLLVGTMNPTYLGNTPSAAAIDAVHRSVSSFLDNSATVVHDSLTEMADDMEHYAGNSYRQQGFLFANASAEFSLKQ